From Trichomycterus rosablanca isolate fTriRos1 chromosome 27, fTriRos1.hap1, whole genome shotgun sequence, a single genomic window includes:
- the LOC134304192 gene encoding complement C3-like encodes MRLVNLFLWTMSMFHLVYLRSERKRDHLRIDSTPKFVLLAPKVFKVGNEENVLLEAIGLSEPVTVSITAHNYPTRNTLLWQGTITLNFDNNYSALKTLKINPSLLQPEKEHINYLQFVASFGQLQELKFISKVSFHAGYIFIQTDKPVYNPGDRVRCRVFVSTPEFQAHNGTISVDIQNPDGIAVYASPRVRAVDGIYSDIYTLSDIVKEGKWKIVAKFDSWKENTFSADFEVKKYVLPAFNATLIPKKAHFSLEDHELVVEVHARYLYGEKVEGVAYVVFGVELNGQKVRLSSMKQVKNLDGGTVSLSIAEIKSTYPDINSLVGSSIYVKASVMTSTGSDLVETEKSGIKIVLAPYLLAIKSTHKFYKAGLPYDMTVMVSHHDGSPAPNIPVKITFLSAPITAHSGTFSVSLNMPYNLDVRRITAETVVPELTAEKQTKLDWSVQAYQPFNFHQMNFLYISVDKKKQRVGETLNLKLHINTFSHYEKNLLKHVSYTVLSKGKIIRGGRVTVTGQDVINLPLLVTAEMVPAFRVVAYYIFPWKHNMELVSDSILVEMESQCVGSLEVGLFRGEAINSYSPGDSFSFQVRGDPGAKVSLVAVDNSVFLLSKSHLTQKKMWNTLLQGDGGCSSGGGENSLKVFMNAGLSFHSSFLSNMEINESPCSRQTRKRRSDEQMQIRAQLEKTYADEYLQRCCNDGMREIPMPYSCRRRALYITEPWSCVLAFLQCCAHYRGEVLGVVTPPPPTTPEPLTTTTTSPVFDHILRRQYSLSRKQAQIEHPQLTGMSVVMRSPPIHTARIVPLLSKLPNSFVHGDSKTMPLMELDEEDCEDLDDIYIRTKFFESWLWTDVQLPSKAGSDGLAVAPVDTVLPDSITQWGILGISASSKTGFCVAEPFNVRSWKPFFVDLRLPRTAARNEHVEIKVVVHNHLNENLQVLVVLARTEDMCSAAFSEDHKQQVLVGARSSIFLHYIVIPLRAGELPLQVTAYSRHMTGQDAIRKPLRVVVEGVQKMDVRSFVLNPTEQGDAEGNQVFRVKKAKLNSVVPNSSPETFVNVRGNLLADSIDNCISKDSLAALIRMPGGCVEQNLASITLPLIAAHYLDGSKQWEIVGIQRREQAFQYIKRGYENQLYYRKQDNSYPPYRNEGTSTWITAFVVKVFSMALRFISVDEQHICGPLLYLLKNKQLFSGAFKEDNPVYSTSMTGGLQGAESRETLTAFVLIALAEAQSEVTCSQLNVEVDFRRAGSYLKARYHRLSRPYSVAIACYALAMSNQGCMKSVLLKSASPDHTHWPDANNWFFTLEATGYALLALLKGGHIEEATAPFKWLNKQRGVGGGYGNTQSTMVVLQALSEYLMKRPPPSDMNLQVALSVPGRSDMRWAFTPRLAHVARSVRVPLDQDFSVVALGNGQGILEVVTVYNQLPDVHERSSCNGFDLNVSISETNDKPPADVEKVFKLSISVRALAEHQVRMVVLDISLPTGFEPETSDLEQLTNTVDRYINNFQVVDNLSDRGSLIIHLFKVPNKEADLIPFRLYQKFKVGLLQPSTVTVYQYYNKDKQCCRFYTPPEDKEQLSQICKDNICRCTQGDCTVMKLNDKPITVSERKRAACSGTHHVFKVRVMSASTSQYDRYELEILQVIKEGSEVGLKPKERRVFLSHASCRAGLNLIEQWDYLIIGPSSDVWPVGSSNEGYTYTMGKQTWVESWPSSDDCVGVVEEKCSQLNKFATELLNTGCHT; translated from the exons ATTAATCCGAGCTTACTTCAGCCAGAAAAGGAACACATCAATTATTTACAGTTCGTTGCTAGTTTTGGACAGTTACAAGAACTAAAGTTCATCAGTAAAGTTTCCTTTCATGCTGGTTATATCTTCATCCAGACTGACAAACCCGTCTACAATCCAGGGGATCGAG TGCGTTGCCGAGTGTTTGTTTCCACTCCTGAGTTTCAGGCTCACAACGGGACCATTTCTGTGGATATTCAG aacCCAGATGGCATAGCAGTGTATGCTTCCCCCAGAGTCCGAGCTGTAGATGGCATTTACTCAGACATTTACACACTCTCCGACATTGTTAA GGAGGGAAAATGGAAGATTGTTGCCAAGTTCGACAGCTGGAAAGAGAATACGTTCAGTGCAGACTTTGAAGTTAAGAAGTATG TTCTCCCTGCATTTAATGCCACACTGATACCAAAAAAGGCTCATTTCAGTCTGGAGGACCATGAGTTGGTGGTGGAGGTGCATGCCAG GTATCTGTATGGTGAGAAAGTTGAAGGTGTGGCATATGTGGTGTTTGGAGTGGAGTTGAATGGGCAGAAAGTAAGACTGTCATCCATGAAGCAAGTGAAAAAT TTAGATGGTGGCACTGTTAGTCTGAGCATTGCTGAGATTAAGAGCACTTACCCTGACATTAACAGCTTAGTGGGCTCGTCCATATATGTCAAAGCTTCTGTCATGACCAGTACAG GAAGCGACCTGGTGGAGACGGAAAAGTCTGGCATCAAGATTGTTTTAGCTCCCTACCTACTTGCCATAAAaagcacacacaagttttataaAGCAGGCCTGCCCTACGACATGACG GTTATGGTTAGTCACCACGACGGCTCCCCTGCTCCTAACATTCCAGTTAAAATCACCTTCTTATCTGCACCCATCACAGCACACAGTGGCACCTTCAGCGTTTCCTTAAACATGCCATACAACCTGGACGTCAGGAGAATAACG GCAGAGACGGTGGTACCAGAATTGACAGCAGAGAAGCAGACAAAGCTGGATTGGTCGGTGCAGGCATACCAACCATTCAACTTTCATCAGATGAACTTCCTTTATATCAGCGTGGATAAGAAGAAACAGAGAGTGGGAGAGACCTTAAATTTAAAACTGCACATCAACACCTTCTCCCATTATGAGAAGAACCTCTTGAAGCATGTTTCATACAct GTGCTGAGCAAAGGAAAGATCATCCGCGGTGGGAGGGTAACCGTAACAGGACAGGATGTGATTAACTTACCCCTGCTGGTGACTGCAGAGATGGTGCCAGCCTTCCGTGTTGTGGCCTACTACATTTTTCCCTGGAAACATAATATGGAGTTGGTGTCCGATTCCATTTTGGTGGAGATGGAGAGTCAGTGTGTGGGATCG CTTGAGGTTGGACTATTCAGGGGTGAGGCAATTAACTCGTATTCACCAGGTGACAGCTTTAGCTTTCAAGTTAGGGGTGACCCGGGGGCAAAGGTCAGCCTGGTCGCTGTGGACAACTCAGTTTTTCTACTGAGCAAGAGCCATCTGACACAGAAGAAg ATGTGGAACACGCTCCTCCAGGGGGATGGGGGCTGCTCTTCAGGAGGAGGGGAGAACAGCCTAAAAGTGTTCATGAATGCAGGACTGAGCTTTCACTCCAGTTTCTTGTCAAACATGGAGATTAATG AATCACCATGCTCCAGGCAGACCAGAAAGAGGCGCTCTGATGAACAAATGCAGATCCGAGCCCAGCTCG AGAAAACCTATGCTGATGAGTatctgcagcgctgctgtaatGATGGTATGAGAGAGATCCCCATGCCGTATTCCTGCCGCCGCCGTGCCCTCTACATCACAGAGCCCTGGAGCTGTGTTCTGGCTTTCCTGCAGTGCTGTGCTCATTACAGAGGAGAGGTGCTGGGGGTTGTCACACCCCCTCCACCAACCACCCCAGAGCCccttaccaccaccaccacttcaCCTGTATTTGACCACATATTACGCCGCCAGTATAGTCTTTCacgtaaacaggcacaaatag AACATCCACAATTAACAGGTATGTCAGTGGTCATGAGAAGTCCTCCCATTCATACTGCTAGAATTGTTCCATTACTCTCCAAACTCCCTAATTCCTTCGTCCATGGAGACTCTAAAACCATGCCTCTTATGGAATTGGATGAAGAGGACTGCGAGGATCTCGATGATATTTACATTCGCACCAAGTTCTTTGAATCGTGGCTGTGGACAGACGTTCAGCTTCCTTCAAAGGCCGGATCAGATGG gttgGCAGTTGCCCCGGTGGACACGGTTCTGCCCGACAGCATTACACAATGGGGCATTTTGGGTATTAGTGCCTCATCTAAGACAG GTTTTTGTGTTGCTGAGCCGTTTAATGTGCGATCGTGGAAGCCGTTCTTTGTCGACCTGCGTCTCCCTCGTACTGCAGCAAGAAATGAGCATGTGGAGATCAAAGTCGTGGTGCACAACCATCTGAACGAGAACCTGCAG gtgctgGTGGTCCTAGCAAGGACAGAGGACAtgtgcagtgcagcattttCTGAGGACCATAAGCAGCAAGTTTTGGTAGGAGCACGATCCTCTATCTTCCTCCATTACATTGTGATCCCACTCCGAGCAGGAGAGCTCCCCCTGCAGGTCACCGCATACTCTCGCCACATGACTGGACAAGACGCAATTCGCAAACCACTCCGTGTGGTG GTGGAAGGTGTACAGAAGATGGATGTGAGGAGCTTTGTGTTGAACCCCACTGAACAGGGAGATGCTG aGGGAAATCAGGTGTTCAGGGTGAAAAAAGCAAAACTGAACTCGGTGGTTCCAAACTCCAGTCCAGAAACGTTTGTCAATGTTAGAG gtaatcTGCTGGCTGATAGTATTGATAACTGCATTAGTAAAGACTCACTGGCGGCACTGATCCGGATGCCCGGCGGCTGTGTGGAACAGAACTTGGCGAGCATCACACTGCCCCTCATTGCTGCCCACTATCTGGATGGTAGTAAGCAGTGGGAGATTGTGGGCATCCAGCGTAGAGAACAGGCTTTTCAGTACATCAAGAGGG gttaTGAGAACCAGCTTTACTATCGTAAACAGGACAATTCGTACCCACCATATCGTAATGAAGGAACGAGCACCTG GATTACAGCGTTTGTGGTGAAGGTCTTTTCCATGGCTCTGCGTTTCATTTCTGTCGATGAGCAGCACATCTGTGGCCCTTTGCTCTACCTGCTCAAGAACAAACAACTATTTTCTGGTGCCTTTAAGGAGGACAACCCAGTTTACAGCACCTCCATGACG ggaggGCTGCAGGGAGCTGAATCTAGGGAGACACTTACAGCGTTTGTACTGATCGCACTGGCTGAAGCTCAGAGCGAGGTTACCTGCAGTCAACTGAATGTAGAG GTAGATTTTAGGAGAGCAGGATCATACCTGAAGGCACGATACCACAGGCTGAGCAGGCCGTATTCTGTAGCTATAGCATGTTACGCTCTAGCCATGAGTAACCAGGGCTGCATGAAGAGTGTTCTGCTAAAATCAGCTTCACCAG ATCATACACACTGGCCGGATGCAAATAACTGGTTCTTCACACTGGAGGCGACAGGTTACGCCCTGCTAGCTCTGCTTAAAGGCGGCCATATTGAGGAGGCAACCGCTCCCTTCAAGTGGCTGAATAAGCAGCGTGGGGTCGGGGGAGGATATGGaaacacacag TCCACCATGGTGGTGCTGCAGGCTCTCTCTGAGTATCTAATGAAGAGACCTCCTCCATCCGACATGAACCTGCAGGTGGCGCTCAGCGTTCCCGGGCGCTCGGACATGCGCTGGGCTTTCACACCCCGACTGGCTCATGTGGCACGTTCAGTTCGG GTGCCTCTGGATCaggacttttctgtggttgctTTAGGAAATGGACAAGGAATTCTGGAG GTGGTCACTGTGTATAACCAGTTACCTGATGTTCATGAGAGGAGCTCCTGTAACGGCTTTGATCTGAATGTTTCCATCAGCGAGACCAATG ATAAACCTCCTGCAGATGTAGAGAAGGTGTTTAAGCTCAGCATCAGTGTGAG AGCTCTGGCAGAGCATCAGGTGCGCATGGTGGTTCTGGATATCAGCCTGCCAACAGGTTTCGAACCGGAAACCTCTGATCTGGAGCAG CTAACCAACACAGTGGATCGCTACATTAACAACTTCCAGGTGGTGGATAACCTTAGCGATCGAGGCTCCCTCATCATCCACCTGTTTAAG gtgcctAATAAAGAAGCTGATCTGATCCCATTCAGGCTGTACCAGAAGTTTAAAGTTGGTTTACTGCAGCCGTCTACAGTTACTGTATATCAGTACTACAATAAAG atAAACAGTGCTGCAGGTTCTACACACCACCAGAAGATAAAGAGCAGCTCAGTCAGATCTGTAAGGATAATATATGTAGATGCACTCAGG GCGACTGCACAGTCATGAAGTTGAACGATAAGCCAATCACAGTtagtgagagaaagagagcagCATGCAGCGGAACTCACCACG TGTTTAAGGTACGAGTGATGAGCGCCAGTACCAGTCAGTACGATCGATATGAGCTGGAGATCCTACAGGTAATCAAAGAGG gttctgAGGTTGGTCTAAAACCAAAGGAGAGGAGGGTGTTTCTCTCTCATGCCAGCTGTAGGGCGGGTCTTAACCTGATTGAGCAGTGGGACTACCTCATCATCGGCCCATCCTCTGACGTGTGGCCGGTTGGCAGCAGTAACGAGGG GTACACCTACACAATGGGAAAGCAGACATGGGTGGAGTCCTGGCCCTCATCAGATGACTGTGTTGGTGTGGTGGAGGAGAAATGTTCACAACTAAACAAGTTTGCTACTGAACTGCTCAACACAGGCTGtcacacatga